CGGGACGAGCTGCTTGACGGGCTCGTTGCCGGCCTGCTCGGCGAGGAGCCGGTCGCGCGGGTCGGAGGCGTTGGCCTCGGCGATCTGGTACGTGTAGTCGACGTTGAGCCCGAACCCGTCGAGCGGGCGGCGCTCGAACGAGACCGTCACGCCGCGGACGTTGCCGTAGTCGCGGTTCACGTAGCGGCCGTAGCGCGAGAGCTGGAAGTCCTCGCCGACGCCGGCCGCGATCGTCTCGATCCGCGTGCCGAGGAGGTTCCGGATGTCCTTGTAGTAGACCGTGAGGTCGAGCCCGACCGTGTTCGAGAACCCCTGCTGGAGCCCGACCTCGTAGGCTACGGTCTGCTGCGGCTCAAGGTCGGCGTAGCCGAACGGGCGGCCCAGGCCGAGCTCCGGGTCGAAGATGTAGTCCGGGTTCGTGAACAGGAAATCGAAGGGCGGCATCTGGAAAAAGTGCCCGTAGGCCACGTGGACCACGCCCGCCTCGGAGATCGGGTAGGCCAGCCCGAGGCGGGGCGAGAGCTGCCACTTCGCCTCCGTCGCCCGCCGCTCCGACGTCCGCGGCTGCGTAAAGTCCGAGGGCACCTCGGTCCGCGCGTCGAAGTAGTCGAGGCGGACGCCCGCGTTGACCACGAGATAGTCGAACTCCATCTTGTCCTGGACATAGACCGAGGCCTCGATGGGCTGCTGGTCGTAGCTCACGTGCGCCGGCGTCCCGGCCGGCGGGATGTCCGGCTCGAACCCCGTCGACGCGTTGTTGAGCACGTCGAACCGGTCGAGCGCGAGGTCGTGGAGCTTGACCTCCGCCCCGCCCTTCACGAGGTGCCGCCGCGTGACCTGGCTCGTGACGTCGAACCGGCCGACCGACGTCCGCGTCTCGCGGGCGAACTGGGTCGGGCGCGCGCCGCCGAGGTAGAAGCTGAAGTTGGGGCTGAGCTCGCGGAGCGCCGTGTCCCGCGGGTAGCGCGAATCGAGCGGGTCCTCGTAGACGTATTCGTCGACGGCGTTCTGGAACGTGGCCGCCTTCAGGTCGAGAAAGGTGCTCCCCGAGAACAGGAGCGTGTAGGTCCCGATGATCGAGGCCGAGCGGCCGTGGACCGTGGTCTGCCCGTCGGGGTTGTAGCGGAAGAGGTGGTCGTAGTTCTGGCCGCGGTCGGTCTGGAGGAGCCCGTTGAGCGCGAGCCGGCCGCCGAAGACCTGGCCGGTCAGCTTGAGCTGGGCCGTCTCCTGCTCGCCCCAGTTGAGCGAGGCGAGCGTGCTGTCGCCGAGGGCCGGCACGTAGACCGTCCGCCCGTCGACCTCGACGGGGACGCGCTGGTCGGTCTCGGCGTAGACCGGCTGGACCACGCGCCGACCGTAGAGGTAGCCGTCGTTGCGGACGACGCGGCCGGACGCGAAGAACGTGAGCCGCGACCCGAAGCCGGGGACCGGGCCGCTCAGCGACCCGTTGGCCTCGACGTTGCCGGTCGCCGAGACCGATTCGGGCCGCTCGAACAGGTCGCTGGCGCCCGTCGCGTAGCCGCCGCCGTAGGCGGTCAGGCTCACGGCGTAGTCCTCGCCGCCGTCCTTCGTCACGATGTTGACCACGCCCGACTGGGCCTGGCCGTACTCGGCGTTGAACGTGCCCGAGATGACCTCGACCTCCTGGATCGCCTCGTTCTCGACCTGGAACGCGAACGACTGGTCGTACACGTCGTTGACCGGCACGCCGTCGACGAGGTAGGCCACCTCGCCGGTCCGCCCGCCTCGGAAGTGCCCCTCGACCACGCCCGCCTGGAGGTTGACGACGTCGGAGAACGACTGGACCGGGAGCGCCTCGAGCTCCTCGGACGAGATCGACGCGGCCGACGACGTCAGGTCGCGCTGGACGATCGGCCGCTCGGCACGCACGATGACCTCCTCGGTCTGGGTCGTCTCCTCCGCCAGCTCCACGTCGAGGTCGGTCGTCCGGTTGATCTGGACGCGGACGCCCTCGACCACGCGCGTCCCGTACCCGATGGCGGAGACGCGGACGCTGTACGTCCCCGGCCGGATGCCGATGACCGAGTAGTAGCCGTCGACGTCGGTCGAGGCCCCGCGGTCGGTGTCGACCACGAGGACGCTGGCGCCGATGACGGCGCCGCCGGACTGGGCGTCGACGACGCGGCCGGCCACCTTGCCGGTCTGCGCGGAGACCGCGCCGGCCAGGAGCACGGAGAGGGCGAGCATGGGCAGGGCCCACGCACGGAGAGGCGATCGCATGACGGGTCGGGCGGGTGCGTCCGGGGCAGCCACCACTGGCCACCCCGGACGGATCGACGAGGGAGCGCTACCGGACGACGGTGATCGTGAGGGCCTCCGAGTGCGAAGGCGTCCGCAGCACGAGGAGGTAGGTCCCGCTCGTCAGGTCGCGGCCGTCGAGCGCGAGGGCGTGCTCCTGGGCCGCCATCGGCTGGCGGTCGGCGAGGACAG
This sequence is a window from Rubrivirga marina. Protein-coding genes within it:
- a CDS encoding TonB-dependent receptor, whose translation is MLALSVLLAGAVSAQTGKVAGRVVDAQSGGAVIGASVLVVDTDRGASTDVDGYYSVIGIRPGTYSVRVSAIGYGTRVVEGVRVQINRTTDLDVELAEETTQTEEVIVRAERPIVQRDLTSSAASISSEELEALPVQSFSDVVNLQAGVVEGHFRGGRTGEVAYLVDGVPVNDVYDQSFAFQVENEAIQEVEVISGTFNAEYGQAQSGVVNIVTKDGGEDYAVSLTAYGGGYATGASDLFERPESVSATGNVEANGSLSGPVPGFGSRLTFFASGRVVRNDGYLYGRRVVQPVYAETDQRVPVEVDGRTVYVPALGDSTLASLNWGEQETAQLKLTGQVFGGRLALNGLLQTDRGQNYDHLFRYNPDGQTTVHGRSASIIGTYTLLFSGSTFLDLKAATFQNAVDEYVYEDPLDSRYPRDTALRELSPNFSFYLGGARPTQFARETRTSVGRFDVTSQVTRRHLVKGGAEVKLHDLALDRFDVLNNASTGFEPDIPPAGTPAHVSYDQQPIEASVYVQDKMEFDYLVVNAGVRLDYFDARTEVPSDFTQPRTSERRATEAKWQLSPRLGLAYPISEAGVVHVAYGHFFQMPPFDFLFTNPDYIFDPELGLGRPFGYADLEPQQTVAYEVGLQQGFSNTVGLDLTVYYKDIRNLLGTRIETIAAGVGEDFQLSRYGRYVNRDYGNVRGVTVSFERRPLDGFGLNVDYTYQIAEANASDPRDRLLAEQAGNEPVKQLVPVEWDRRHQLNVRAAVGQADRSFGLVSLVAQLGSGLPYTPTQADQRTGVENSARRPGVATVDLFATRVVRLGGLEPGLFLRVYNLLDARNVTNVYTDTGLPTPNLRYYSGAALGLNSKDEFLRRPDFYVAPRLVQVGVSLDL